In Pongo abelii isolate AG06213 chromosome X, NHGRI_mPonAbe1-v2.0_pri, whole genome shotgun sequence, one DNA window encodes the following:
- the PNMA5 gene encoding paraneoplastic antigen-like protein 5, whose amino-acid sequence MALTLLEDWCKGMDMDPRKALLIVGIPVECSEVEIQDTVQAGLQPLCAYRVLGRMFRREDNAKAVFIELADTVDYTTLPSHIPGKGGSWEVVVKPRNPDDEFLSRLNYFLKNEGRSMTDVARALGCCSLPAQSLDAEVMSQVRAPASEPLKESMWYRKLKVFSGTASPSPDEETFEDWLEQVTEIMPIWQVSEMEKRRRLLESLRGPALSIMRVLQANNDSITVEQCLDALKQIFGDKEDFRASQFRFLQTFPKIGEKVSTFLLRLEPLLQKAVHKSPLSVRSTDMIRLKHLLARVSMTPALRGKLELLDKRGCPPNFLELMKLIRDEEEWENTEAVTKNKEKPSGRGRGASGRQARAEASVSAPQATVQARSFSDSSTQTIQGGLPPLVKRRRLLRNESTRGEDHGQAMYPKAENQTPGREGPQAAVEELGNEAGAGTMSHPKPWET is encoded by the coding sequence ATGGCATTGACACTGCTAGAGGATTGGTGCAAGGGGATGGACATGGACCCCAGAAAGGCCCTGCTGATTGTAGGCATCCCCGTGGAGTGTAGTGAGGTGGAAATTCAGGACACCGTGCAGGCAGGCTTACAGCCCCTGTGCGCATACAGGGTGCTAGGGAGAATGTTCAGGAGGGAAGACAATGCCAAGGCGGTCTTCATTGAATTGGCTGACACTGTCGATTACACTACTCTGCCCAGTCACATACCAGGAAAGGGGGGCTCCTGGGAAGTGGTGGTAAAACCCCGTAACCCAGATGACGAGTTTCTCAGTAGACTGAACTACTTCCTGAAAAATGAGGGCCGAAGTATGACAGATGTGGCCAGAGCCCTGGGATGTTGCAGCCTCCCTGCCCAGAGCCTGGATGCAGAGGTCATGTCCCAAGTTAGAGCCCCAGCTTCAGAGCCTCTGAAAGAAAGTATGTGGTACCGAAAACTGAAAGTGTTTTCGGGAACTGCTTCCCCTAGCCCAGACGAAGAGACCTTTGAAGACTGGCTAGAGCAGGTCACTGAGATAATGCCCATATGGCAAGTGTCTGAGATGGAGAAGAGGCGGCGTTTGCTGGAGAGCTTACGCGGGCCTGCTCTGTCAATCATGCGGGTGCTCCAGGCCAACAATGACTCCATAACTGTGGAGCAGTGTCTTGACGCCCTAAAGCAGATCTTTGGGGATAAAGAGGACTTTAGAGCCTCTCAGTTTAGGTTTCTGCAGACCTTTCCGAAGATTGGAGAGAAAGTCTCCACTTTCCTGCTGCGCTTAGAGCCCCTGCTGCAGAAAGCCGTGCACAAGAGCCCCTTGTCAGTGCGCAGCACAGACATGATTCGTCTGAAACATCTCTTAGCTCGGGTCTCCATGACCCCCGCCCTCAGGGGCAAGCTGGAGCTCTTGGATAAGCGAGGGTGTCCTCCCAATTTTCTGGAGTTAATGAAGCTCATTCGAGATGAAGAAGAGTGGGAGAACACTGAGGCAGTGACGAAGAATAAGGAGAAGCCATCAGGCAGAGGCCGGGGGGCCTCCGGTAGACAGGCAAGAGCAGAAGCCAGTGTCTCTGCACCTCAGGCCACCGTGCAGGCAAGGTCTTTTAGCGACAGCAGCACCCAGACCATACAGGGAGGCTTACCCCCATTAGTGAAACGCAGGCGGCTGTTACGCAATGAAAGCACTAGGGGAGAAGACCATGGCCAGGCCATGTATCCCAAGGCTGAAAACCAGACTCCAGGCAGGGAGGGGCCACAGGCTGCAGTAGAGGAGTTGGGAAACGAGGCAGGGGCTGGGACCATGAGCCATCCCAAGCCCTGGGAAACATAG